In Deinococcus planocerae, a single genomic region encodes these proteins:
- a CDS encoding cobalamin B12-binding domain-containing protein codes for MEDRRIRVLIAKPGMDGHDRGAKVVARALRDAGMEVIYTGLRQTAEMIVNAAVQEDVDAIGLSVLSGAHMHYFREVVGLLRERGADDILVFGGGIIPDQDLPKLAELGVGKVFTPGASTEDAAEYLKAAVAQRWASQGA; via the coding sequence ATGGAAGACCGCCGGATTCGGGTGCTGATCGCCAAACCGGGCATGGACGGCCACGACCGGGGCGCGAAGGTGGTGGCGCGCGCACTGCGGGACGCGGGAATGGAAGTGATCTACACCGGCCTGCGCCAGACCGCCGAGATGATCGTGAACGCTGCCGTTCAGGAGGACGTGGACGCCATCGGCCTGAGCGTGCTCTCGGGCGCCCACATGCACTACTTCCGCGAGGTGGTGGGGCTGTTGCGCGAGCGCGGCGCCGACGACATCCTCGTCTTCGGGGGCGGCATCATTCCCGATCAGGACTTGCCGAAGCTGGCGGAGCTGGGCGTTGGAAAGGTCTTCACCCCGGGTGCCAGCACCGAGGACGCCGCCGAATACCTGAAGGCCGCCGTCGCGCAGCGGTGGGCCTCGCAGGGTGCCTGA